A single Salmo trutta chromosome 14, fSalTru1.1, whole genome shotgun sequence DNA region contains:
- the LOC115208705 gene encoding neuroblast differentiation-associated protein AHNAK isoform X3, translating into MPGHRRGRSLSEGLMLEESEKGGLVISSVIGGSSGNHGLKEGDEIVGATINFDQLSKDDVLKILKLMDDNGFDEKVQVLTKNNLSKSMGTLDSIKAPEEMLKDSYNRLYNAKINRFMTNDSPGQPAGAGERGSHNGQVKGKGPGPLWDKPKVKGDLKLPVLTTDNPVVETPKVDAPTYLESPDLKFSAPKLKVPKLDVKGAVPDARGGELSLPNAKISASDLSLPHLNGSLNIDAPSVNLERPYLETDIDAIDVLEFDMSLPEVDLKCPDLDLKVIDPLPKVVGNINVPEAELNLPEEVVTGPTLNINAPKFDIERGKNVKMPKFKMPDLGLSGPRVNVPSLEVDTPNMRIPDKNLKGPQRDLQTPDVNLKGPNLDLQAPDVSMMNMPSSKIRVWSSKKLKNPNLDVDDPSGYFELPKVRLSRTVQKGPDLGIDADVKTPKVSLKAPKIKGGLDAPDLNLPKVDLKELKLDVNTPDIDIDGIDGDLDGPNLSLSSSKLKRSDLDVGSPYGKLKMPSFKMPDFGFSGPDVQGPDFEVKNPDLDLSAPKFKGGISPPDLDLPHVDLKGPKLDLKASDVNFNMPSGKVKVPTLKKPKVDLNAPDLAINGPSGKLKMPKFGLSGKMPKSPKLNLKAPKMKGGIDFSDLNLPDADLKAPKLDVNAPDLDINAPSGKFKMPKFGLSGTMPKSPKLNIKAPKMKGGIDFPDLNLPDADLKAPKLDVNAPDLDINAPSGKFKMPKFGLSGTMPTSPKLNLKAPKMKGGIDFSDLNLPDADLKAPKLDVNAPDVDINAPSGKFKMPKFRGLKGQDVDINGAIEGPDRNLSSPKLKGPKADLNIPDTDIDSPSGKLKMPTFKMPDLGFSGPKVKGPDLDLSAPKLKGGISPPNLDLPHVDLKGPKLDLNAPDVDLNMPSGKVKVPTLKKPKVDLNAPGLDIDGPSGKLKMPKFGLSGKMPKSPKLNIKAPKMKGGIDFPDLNLPDADLKAPKLDVNAPDLDINAPSGKFKMPKFGLSGTMPKSPKLNIKAPKMKGGIDFPDLNLKDADLKAPKLDVNAPDLDINAPSGKFKMPKFGLSGTMPKSPKLNIKAPKMKGGIDFPDLNLPDADLKAPKLDVNAPDLDINAPSGKFKMPKFGLSGTMPKSPKLNIKAPKMKGGIDFPDLNLPDADLKAPKLDVNAPDLDINAPSGKFKMPKFGLSGTMPKSPKLNLKAPKMKGGIDFPDLNFPDADLKAPKLDVNAPDLDINAPSGKFKMPKFGLPGTMPKSPKLNLKAPKMKGGIDFSDLNLPDADLKAPKLDVNAPDLDINAPSGKFKMPKFRGLKGPDVDINGAIEGPDLNLSSPKLKGPKAGLNIPDTDIDSPSGKLKMPTFKMPDLGFSGPKVKGPDLDLSAPKFKGGISPPDLDLPHVDLKGPKLDLNAPDVNFNMPSSKVNVPTLKKPKVDLNAPDLDIDGPSGKLKMPKFVLSGKMPKSTKLNLKAPKIKGGIDFPDLNLPDADLKAPKLDVNAPDLDINAPSGKFKMPKFGLPGTMPKSPKLNLKAPKMKGGIDFSDLNLPDADLKAPKLDVNAPDLDINAPSGKFKMPKFRGLKGPDVDINGAIEGPDLNLSSPKLKGPKAGLNIPDTDIDSPSGKLKMPTFKMPDLGFSGPKVKGPDLDLSAPKFKGGISPPDLDLPHVDLKGPKLDLNAPDVNFNMPSGKVNVPTLKKPKVDLNAPDLDIDGPSGKLKMPKFVLSGKMPKSTKLNLKAPKIKGGIDFPDLNLPDADLKAPKLDVNAPDLDINAPSGKFKMPKFGLSGTMPKSPKLNLKAPKMKGGIDFPDLNFPDADLKAPKLDVNAPDLDINAPSGKFKMPKFRGLKGPDVDINGAIEGPDLNLSSPKLKGPKAGLNIPDTDIDSPSGKLKMPTFKMPDLGFSGPKVKGPDLDLSAPKFKGGISPPDLDLPHVDLKGPKLDLNAPDVNFNMPSGKVNVPTLKKPKVDLNAPDLDIDGPSGKLKMPKFVLSGKMPKSTKLNLKAPKIKGGIDFPDLNLPDADLKAPKLDVNTPDLDINAPSGKFKMPKFKMPKFRGLKGPDVDIDGDFEGPDIDINAPTANLKGPKTGLKMPDLKMPDFRLSGPNVDYDLPNIDLSAPKLKGGISPPDLKLPKGHLRGPKLDLNAPDMPSGRFRVPTIERPNDSIKAPDFDINTPSFKMPKMPKFALSSPKRPDHDISADIGFKLSKMKGGIGSPHLDLPTVDLEAPKVDVDTPDMNIDAPYGKFKMPQLKMPKFGLSGLKGPDPGIDGDIDGPDLSLSALKVNTAIGSPDLDISVPSGNLKGPQADLNLPDSDIAIQSEKLKLPSFKLPQFGSPNLRAGTHMDFMKTNDISPPKAKVNLKAPDLKVSHPDVSLSIPKADIRSPEYKVSSHSKRRSDIPGGAHIKVQAEDRDTEVTLPHTDRKSRKVKGRASYPIADIDLPKVEYEASGLELRGSDLNDSTGKLKMSKSKTSKLGSHTRIPDLDIDSSLASINASVPKLPPPRYGVEVSQPDLHLSRTDLKGNTHHMKVPAGETSRTKRRSPKQSEIGTSMSNFTHGSSPKMSEDQEGYFVTVFPKHLKGDVPDGTGSLKNHHKEESNRRSHTLRSLDFSASNVDLEVPEDENLKGSTFWLSKLI; encoded by the exons ATG CCTGGTCACCGTAGGGGAAGGAGCCTCTCTGAGGGGCTGATGCTGGAGGAATCAGAAAAGGGAGGATTGGTTATCTCTAGCGTTATCGGTGGCTCTTCTGGCAATCATGGGCTCAAAGAAG GAGATGAAATTGTGGGTGCCACAATCAACTTTGACCAACTTTCGAAAGACGATGTGTTGAAAATACTGAAGCTGATGGATGATAATGGATTTGATGAGAAGGTTCAAGTTCTGACTAAAAATAATTTGAGCAAGAGTATGGGGACCTTGGACAGCATCAAAGCACCAGAGGAG ATGCTGAAGGATTCATATAATAGACTCTACAATGCCAAAATAAATAGGTTCATGACAAATGACAGCCCTGGACAACCTGCAGGTGCTGGGGAAAGAGGCTCCCATAATGGACAGGTGAAGGGCAAGGGACCGGGACCTCTCTGGGACAAGCCTAAAGTGAAAGGTGACCTCAAACTCCCTGTCCTCACCACGGATAACCCAGTTGTGGAGACACCCAAAGTAGATGCTCCTACCTACCTAGAGTCTCCAGACCTCAAATTCTCTGCTCCAAAGTTAAAGGTGCCTAAACTTGATGTCAAAGGCGCGGTACCTGATGCTCGCGGTGGAGAACTTTCATTGCCTAATGCCAAAATTAGTGCATCAGATCTCTCCCTGCCTCATTTGAATGGGTCACTAAACATTGATGCTCCATCAGTTAACCTGGAAAGGCCATATCTTGAAACTGATATAGATGCTATCGATGTTCTAGAATTTGATATGTCTTTGCCCGAAGTTGACCTCAAATGCCCTGATCTTGACCTAAAAGTTATAGATCCACTTCCCAAAGTTGTAGGAAATATCAATGTCCCAGAAGCAGAGCTCAATCTACCAGAGGAGGTTGTCACTGGACCTACTTTAAATATCAACGCCCCAAAGTTTGATATTGAAAGaggcaaaaatgtaaaaatgccCAAATTTAAGATGCCTGACTTGGGTCTCTCTGGACCCAGAGTAAATGTACCCAGCCTTGAGGTTGATACACCAAATATGAGGATCCCAGATAAAAATCTCAAAGGTCCCCAACGAGACCTACAAACACCAGATGTTAATCTCAAAGGTCCTAATCTAGATCTGCAAGCCCCAGATGTCAGCATGATGAATATGCCTTCAAGTAAAATCAGAGTCTGGTCCTCCAAGAAACTGAAAAACCCAAACCTTGATGTGGATGATCCCTCTGGTTATTTTGAATTGCCTAAGGTTAGGCTCTCTCGCACAGTACAAAAAGGACCAGATCTTGGCATTGATGCTGATGTAAAAACACCAAAGGTAAGTCTCAAAGCTCCCAAGATAAAAGGTGGGCTTGATGCACCTGACTTGAATTTACCCAAAGTCGACCTGAAAGAACTTAAATTAGATGTAAACACTCCAGATATTGACATTGATGGCATTGATGGAGACTTGGACGGACCCAACCTGAGCTTATCATCTTCCAAATTAAAACGATCAGACTTGGATGTAGGTAGCCCATATGGAAAATTAAAGATGCCAAGTTTTAAAATGCCAGACTTTGGCTTCTCAGGGCCAGATGTTCAAGGGCCTGACTTTGAGGTAAAAAATCCAGACTTGGATCTTTCAGCCCCAAAGTTTAAAGGGGGAATTAGTCCCCCAGATTTGGATCTGCCACATGTAGACCTCAAAGGCCCCAAATTAGACCTCAAGGCATCAGATGTAAACTTTAATATGCCCTCAGGTAAAGTCAAAGTACCTACGTTGAAGAAACCAAAGGTTGATCTGAATGCTCCTGATCTGGCCATTAATGGCCCCTCTGGTAAACTGAAAATGCCCAAATTTGGGCTGTCTGGTAAAATGCCAAAATCTCCCAAATTGAATCTCAAAGCTCCAAAGATGAAGGGGGGAATTGATTTTTCAGACCTGAATTTACCAGATGCTGACCTCAAAGCCCCTAAACTAGATGTGAATGCTCCAGATCTCGACATCAATGCACCCTCAGGGAAATTCAAGATGCCTAAATTTGGGCTGTCTGGTACAATGCCAAAATCTCCcaaattaaatattaaagctcCAAAGATGAAGGGGGGAATTGATTTTCCAGACCTGAATTTACCAGATGCTGACCTCAAAGCCCCTAAACTAGATGTGAATGCTCCAGATCTCGACATCAATGCACCCTCAGGGAAATTCAAGATGCCAAAATTTGGGCTGTCTGGTACAATGCCAACATCTCCCAAATTAAATCTTAAAGCTCCAAAGATGAAGGGGGGAATTGATTTTTCAGACCTGAATTTACCAGATGCTGACCTCAAAGCCCCTAAACTAGATGTGAATGCTCCAGATGTAGACATCAATGCACCCTCAGGGAAATTCAAGATGCCTAAATTCAGAGGCCTAAAGGGACAAGATGTTGACATTAATGGCGCTATAGAGGGACCAGATCGGAACTTGTCATCTCCCAAACTCAAGGGTCCCAAAGCAGACCTAAACATTCCAGACACTGATATTGACAGTCCATCAGGAAAACTCAAAATGCCAACTTTCAAGATGCCAGATTTAGGATTCTCTGGACCAAAAGTTAAGGGGCCTGACTTAGATCTTTCAGCCCCCAAGTTAAAAGGGGGAATTAGTCCCCCAAATTTAGATCTGCCACATGTAGACCTCAAAGGCCCCAAATTAGACCTCAATGCACCAGATGTAGACTTGAATATGCCCTCAGGTAAAGTCAAAGTACCTACATTGAAGAAACCAAAGGTTGATCTGAATGCTCCTGGTCTGGACATTGATGGCCCCTCTGGTAAACTTAAAATGCCCAAATTTGGGCTGTCTGGTAAAATGCCAAAATCTCCcaaattaaatattaaagctcCAAAGATGAAGGGGGGAATTGATTTTCCAGACCTGAATTTACCAGATGCTGACCTCAAAGCCCCTAAACTAGATGTGAATGCTCCAGATCTCGACATCAATGCACCCTCAGGGAAATTCAAGATGCCTAAATTTGGGCTGTCTGGTACAATGCCAAAATCTCCcaaattaaatattaaagctcCAAAGATGAAGGGGGGAATTGATTTTCCAGACCTGAATTTAAAAGATGCTGACCTCAAAGCCCCTAAACTAGATGTGAATGCTCCAGATCTCGACATCAATGCACCCTCAGGGAAATTCAAGATGCCTAAATTTGGGCTGTCTGGTACAATGCCAAAATCTCCcaaattaaatattaaagctcCAAAGATGAAGGGGGGAATTGATTTTCCAGACCTGAATTTACCAGATGCTGACCTCAAAGCCCCTAAACTAGATGTGAATGCTCCAGATCTCGACATCAATGCACCCTCAGGGAAATTCAAGATGCCTAAATTTGGGCTGTCTGGTACAATGCCAAAATCTCCcaaattaaatattaaagctcCAAAGATGAAGGGGGGAATTGATTTTCCAGACCTGAATTTACCAGATGCTGACCTCAAAGCCCCTAAACTAGATGTGAATGCTCCAGATCTCGACATCAATGCACCCTCAGGGAAATTCAAGATGCCTAAATTTGGGCTGTCTGGTACAATGCCAAAATCTCCCAAATTAAATCTTAAAGCTCCAAAGATGAAGGGGGGAATTGATTTCCCAGACCTGAATTTCCCAGATGCTGACCTCAAAGCCCCTAAACTAGATGTGAATGCTCCAGATCTCGACATCAATGCACCCTCAGGGAAATTCAAGATGCCTAAATTTGGGCTGCCTGGTACAATGCCAAAATCTCCCAAATTAAATCTTAAAGCTCCAAAGATGAAGGGGGGAATTGATTTTTCAGACCTGAATTTACCAGATGCTGACCTCAAAGCCCCTAAACTAGATGTGAATGCTCCAGATCTCGACATCAATGCACCCTCAGGGAAATTCAAGATGCCTAAATTCAGAGGCCTAAAGGGACCAGATGTTGACATTAATGGCGCTATAGAGGGACCAGATCTGAACTTGTCATCTCCCAAACTCAAGGGTCCCAAAGCAGGCCTAAACATTCCAGACACTGATATTGACAGTCCATCAGGAAAACTCAAAATGCCAACTTTCAAGATGCCAGATTTAGGATTCTCTGGACCAAAAGTTAAGGGGCCTGACTTAGATCTTTCAGCCCCCAAGTTTAAAGGGGGAATTAGTCCCCCAGATTTGGATCTGCCACATGTAGACCTCAAAGGCCCCAAATTAGACCTCAATGCACCAGATGTAAACTTTAATATGCCCTCCAGTAAAGTCAATGTACCTACATTGAAGAAACCAAAGGTTGATCTGAATGCTCCTGATCTGGACATTGATGGCCCCTCTGGTAAACTGAAAATGCCCAAATTTGTGCTGTCTGGTAAAATGCCAAAATCCACAAAACTGAATCTCAAAGCCCCAAAGATAAAGGGGGGAATTGATTTTCCAGACCTGAATTTACCAGATGCTGACCTCAAAGCCCCTAAACTAGATGTGAATGCTCCAGATCTCGACATCAATGCACCCTCAGGGAAATTCAAGATGCCTAAATTTGGGCTGCCTGGTACAATGCCAAAATCTCCCAAATTAAATCTTAAAGCTCCAAAGATGAAGGGGGGAATTGATTTTTCAGACCTGAATTTACCAGATGCTGACCTCAAAGCCCCTAAACTAGATGTGAATGCTCCAGATCTCGACATCAATGCACCCTCAGGGAAATTCAAGATGCCTAAATTCAGAGGCCTAAAGGGACCAGATGTTGACATTAATGGCGCTATAGAGGGACCAGATCTGAACTTGTCATCTCCCAAACTCAAGGGTCCCAAAGCAGGCCTAAACATTCCAGACACTGATATTGACAGTCCATCAGGAAAACTCAAAATGCCAACTTTCAAGATGCCAGATTTAGGATTCTCTGGACCAAAAGTTAAGGGGCCTGACTTAGATCTTTCAGCCCCCAAGTTTAAAGGGGGAATTAGTCCCCCAGATTTGGATCTGCCACATGTAGACCTCAAAGGCCCCAAATTAGACCTCAATGCACCAGATGTAAACTTTAATATGCCCTCCGGTAAAGTCAATGTACCTACATTGAAGAAACCAAAGGTTGATCTGAATGCTCCTGATCTGGACATTGATGGCCCCTCTGGTAAACTGAAAATGCCCAAATTTGTGCTGTCTGGTAAAATGCCAAAATCCACAAAACTGAATCTCAAAGCCCCAAAGATAAAGGGGGGAATTGATTTTCCAGACCTGAATTTACCAGATGCTGACCTCAAAGCCCCTAAACTAGATGTGAATGCTCCAGATCTCGACATCAATGCACCCTCAGGGAAATTCAAGATGCCTAAATTTGGGCTGTCTGGTACAATGCCAAAATCTCCCAAATTAAATCTTAAAGCTCCAAAGATGAAGGGGGGAATTGATTTCCCAGACCTGAATTTCCCAGATGCTGACCTCAAAGCCCCTAAACTAGATGTGAATGCTCCAGATCTCGACATCAATGCACCCTCAGGGAAATTCAAG ATGCCTAAATTCAGAGGCCTAAAGGGACCAGATGTTGACATTAATGGCGCTATAGAGGGACCAGATCTGAACTTGTCATCTCCCAAACTCAAGGGTCCCAAAGCAGGCCTAAACATTCCAGACACTGATATTGACAGTCCATCAGGAAAACTCAAAATGCCAACTTTCAAGATGCCAGATTTAGGATTCTCTGGACCAAAAGTTAAGGGGCCTGACTTAGATCTTTCAGCCCCCAAGTTTAAAGGGGGAATTAGTCCCCCAGATTTGGATCTGCCACATGTAGACCTCAAAGGCCCCAAATTAGACCTCAATGCACCAGATGTAAACTTTAATATGCCCTCCGGTAAAGTCAATGTACCTACATTGAAGAAACCAAAGGTTGATCTGAATGCTCCTGATCTAGACATTGATGGCCCCTCTGGTAAACTGAAAATGCCCAAATTTGTGCTGTCTGGTAAAATGCCAAAATCCACAAAACTGAATCTCAAAGCCCCAAAGATAAAGGGGGGAATTGATTTCCCAGATTTGAATTTACCAGATGCTGACCTCAAAGCCCCTAAACTAGATGTGAATACCCCAGATCTTGACATAAATGCACCTTCTGGGAAATTCAAAATGCCAAAATTTAAAATGCCTAAATTCAGGGGCCTAAAGGGACCAGATGTTGACATTGATGGAGACTTCGAGGGCCCAGATATAGATATCAATGCCCCCACAGCTAACCTCAAAGGTCCCAAAACAGGTCTAAAAATGCCTGATTTGAAGATGCCTGATTTCAGactatctggcccaaatgtagaTTATGACTTACCCAATATTGACCTCTCAGCCCCAAAGCTAAAAGGGGGAATCAGTCCCCCAGATTTGAAACTACCTAAGGGTCATCTCAGAGGGCCCAAACTAGACCTCAATGCTCCAGATATGCCCTCAGGTAGATTCAGAGTTCCAACCATAGAGAGGCCAAATGATAGCATCAAAGCCCCTGATTTTGACATCAACACTCCTTCATTCAAAATGCCCAAAATGCCTAAATTTGCGTTGTCTAGTCCAAAAAGACCAGACCATGACATCAGTGCTGACATTGGTTTTAAATTGTCAAAGATGAAAGGTGGGATTGGTTCACCACACCTGGACCTACCTACAGTTGACCTAGAAGCCCCTAAGGTAGATGTAGACACTCCAGATATGAACATTGATGCCCCCTATGGGAAATTCAAAATGCCCCAACTCAAAATGCCTAAATTCGGCCTTTCTGGCTTGAAAGGTCCAGATCCTGGAATAGATGGAGACATTGATGGACCGGACCTGAGCTTGTCAGCCCTGAAAGTAAACACAGCGATCGGTAGTCCAGATTTAGACATAAGTGTTCCCTCTGGTAATCTCAAAGGCCCCCAAGCTGATCTCAATTTGCCAGACAGTGACATTGCTATACAATCTGAAAAACTCAAACTGCCATCCTTTAAGTTGCCTCAGTTTGGAAGTCCCAATCTAAGGGCAGGTACACATATGGACTTTATGAAAACAAATGACATTTCTCCTCCAAAGGCTAAAGTGAATCTAAAAGCACCAGACTTGAAAGTTAGTCACCCAGATGTCAGCCTGAGCATACCCAAAGCTGATATCAGAAGCCCAGAATACAAAGTGTCATCTCATAGTAAACGCAGATCTGATATCCCAGGTGGAGCGCATATAAAAGTGCAAGCAgaagacagagatacagaagtGACACTGCCACACACTGATAGGAAGTCTAGGAAGGTCAAAGGAAGGGCCAGTTATCCCATTGCAGATATTGATTTGCCAAAAGTTGAGTATGAAGCATCTGGTTTGGAACTGAGAGGTTCAGACCTTAATGATTCCACAGGGAAATTAAAAATGTCAAAATCCAAGACTTCTAAATTGGGCAGTCATACAAGAATACCAGACCTTGATATAGACTCAAGTCTTGCCAGTATTAACGCCTCAGTCCCTAAACTCCCACCCCCAAGGTATGGAGTCGAGGTTTCACAGCCAGATTTACATTTGAGTAGAACTGACCTCAAGGGCAATACACATCATATGAAAGTCCCAGCTGGTGAAACCAGCAGAACAAAAAGGAGAAGTCCAAAACAGTCTGAAATTGGAACATCCATGTCAAATTTTACTCATGGTTCAAGCCCCAAAATGTCTGAAGATCAAGAAGGATATTTTGTCACTGTATTTCCCAAACATCTCAAAGGGGATGTACCAGACGGAACTGGGAGCCTGAAAAATCATCACAAGGAAGAGTCAAACCGTAGATCTCATACACTCAGAAGTCTCGACTTCAGTGCATCAAATGTGGACCTTGAAGTTCCAGAAGATGAGAACTTAAAAGGGTCAACATTCTGGCTTTCCAAGCTTATATAG